One stretch of Armigeres subalbatus isolate Guangzhou_Male chromosome 2, GZ_Asu_2, whole genome shotgun sequence DNA includes these proteins:
- the LOC134217176 gene encoding uncharacterized protein LOC134217176, translating into MNNIGRNLATLFCSVVVGIGSETVPTAISFFSSEVNGGVDKELYHLYSKYKNKMDQTAKTSTGKKVRSEKPYAMERVDLVEPRKTGLRRNKWHHRNLRRVTGERTSDLMDMDKVAQSK; encoded by the exons ATGAATAATATAGGAAGAAATTTGGCAACTTTATTTTGCAGTGTAGTAGTGGGAATTGGATCGGAAACAGTTCCGACtgccatttcatttttttcttccgaAGTCAACGGCGGTGTGGATAAAGAATTGTACCATTTGTattcaaaatacaaaaataaaatggATCAGACTGCAA AAACTTCTACGGGAAAAAAAGTACGCTCTGAAAAACCGTATGCCATGGAACGGGTGGATTTGGTTGAGCCACGGAAAACAGGCTTGCGAAG gaaCAAGTGGCACCATAGAAATCTGCGAAGAGTCACGGGTGAAAGAACATCAGATCTCATGGACATGGATAAAGTAGCTCAATCTAAGTAA
- the LOC134213012 gene encoding ribonuclease 3 gives MSYYRSNKHYSAPYAGRTTKPEENCNYNRSNPPRDPPPPGTSTVDPCLPKETNFSVPPPAISSLRPTSVPPVRHPRSSPSRNDTQRYHSSGQPYYSGQYSSSSRYYDSSGSRSSERREESEHSRKEGFSRSRSSPPPGSYSYRSGRSYSVPNRDHERRPKSRDRERDRDRSTRSSTRTDHTRKVEPSSVDSKDRPSRVSRFKVDSEREAILSKWRKNYCETPEDIRKKLAELTNDEDKTSWVRSSPADLFYRRISDKVVEGTPRLDALCVLFEEELNRRSERVRVKQAPYQPPPRKHKVRICRHKNDKCSSSDSSDDELNFEEECSMEELTVKIKHPYRLHVDLWHNDPGEMNDGPLCRCSARSRRTGIRHGKYPGEVGFSKCLSNSNNADKLYHYRITISPPTNFLTKTPTIIKHDQHEFLFEGFSLLSHQPIGELPTCKVIRFNIEYTILYIEEQMPENFTIRELDLFERFMFKELLELVDFTVYPSGAFPENSCPCYHFLPRFVRDLPDNGKEVLAMGEVLRYLLDNSGPLVAPDILKEMNDLSQIEWQDYVDYVKGMVVTNPGMKPCSVRVDQLDRNVTDVPEVSLVDDKGNVHPVIVHFGIRPPQLSYAGNPEYQKAWREYVKFRHLIANMSKPSFEDKRKLEAKENRLLEMRTQGRMKRNITVAVSAKGFYRTGIMCDMVQHAMVIPVLTGHLRFHRALDVLEQHIDYKFINRYTLQLALTHPSYKENFGTNPDHARNSLTNCGIRQPEYGDRKIHFMNTRKRGINTLISIMSRFGKEYETDSNITHNERLEFLGDAVVEFITSIHLFHMFPDLEEGGLATYRAAIVQNQHLAVLAKTLHLEEFMLYAHGSDLCHELELRHALANCFEALMGALLLDGGIETADRVFAYALFQEDTSLRSIWVNYPPHPLQEQEPLGDRHHIKSFEMLKTLTKFEDAIGISFNHIRLLARAFTDRSIGFTNLTLGSNQRLEFLGDTVLQLICSEYLYRHFPEHHEGHLSLLRSSLVNNRTQAVVCDDLGMTTYAVYSNPKADLKTKDRADLLEAFLGALYVDKGLEHCETFCHVCLFPRLQDFIMNQDWNDPKSKLQQCCLTLRTMDGGEPDIPIYKVIECNGPTNTRVYTVAVYFRGKRLACSNGHSIQQAEMNAAKKALENSKDLFPQLDHQKRVIAQSLKRQRVRRGSADDRSDDQDRRDGGSSESSYSNERSSDSYRKRRRRVPEAPQLPKQYQMKEIDSDSDGVEGRDKKKKTTRRLPKKSRFTENIATTNQKEKVSTAISLVKQYDSLSDEMDLQLEAISESDEDFGVAKIKEEDRVSKMSVVNMNHDSAAENGVLHFDNGTFANSVQIFKLEGTDDVSSDLESGEIE, from the exons ATGAGTTATTACCGATCAAATAAGCATTATTCTGCACCATATGCTGGGCGCACGACCAAACCCGAAGAAAATTGTAACTATAATCGATCTAATCCACCAAGAGATCCTCcgccaccgggaacttcaacagTCGATCCATGTTTGCCGAAGGAAACAAACTTCAGTGTGCCTCCACCGGCAATCTCTTCGTTAAGACCAACTTCTGTACCACCGGTGCGCCATCCGCGGTCGTCTCCGAGTAGAAATGATACACAACGGTATCATTCTTCGGGACAACCGTACTACTCTGGTCAGTATTCATCGTCCTCACGCTATTACGATTCGTCTGGATCAAGAAGCAGTGAGAGAAGAGAAGAATCCGAACATTCAAGAAAAGAAGGATTTAGTCGAAGCCGTTCCTCGCCTCCTCCTGGAAGTTACTCTTATCGCAGTGGGCGAAGCTACTCCGTTCCCAATAGGGACCACGAACGTAGACCGAAAAGTCGAGATCGGGAGCGCGATCGTGATAGATCAACAAGGTCGTCTACTCGAACAGACCATACGAGAAAAGTCGAGCCGTCCTCTGTAGACAGCAAGGACCGACCATCACGCGTTTCGAGATTCAAAGTG GATTCTGAACGTGAGGCGATATTATCAAAGTGGCGTAAAAACTATTGCGAGACTCCGGAGGACATTCGTAAGAAGTTGGCAGAACTGACTAACGATGAAGATAAAACCTCATGGGTTCGATCATCTCCCGCGGATTTATTCTACCGTAGGATTTCCGACAAAGTGGTGGAAGGAACTCCTCGGTTGGACGCGCTCTGTGTATTGTTTGAAGAGGAACTTAACCGCCGATCGGAGCGTGTGCGTGTAAAACAAGCACCGTATCAACCGCCTCCAAGAAAGCACAAAGTTCGCATCTGTCGCCACAAGAATGATAAGTGCTCCTCCTCGGACTCGTCGGATGACGAATTAAATTTTGAAGAGGAATGCAGCATGGAAGAACTAACGGTCAAAATCAAACATCCCTATCGTCTACATGTGGATCTGTGGCACAACGATCCGGGGGAAATGAATGACGGTCCGTTGTGTCGGTGTTCGGCACGATCTAGAAGAACTGGTATACGACATGGGAAGTATCCAGGAGAAGTTGGTTTCAGCAAATGTTTATCAAATTCCAATAATGCCGATAAGCTGTACCATTACAG AATAACTATCTCTCCACCTACAAACTTTCTAACTAAAACTCCAACAATTATTAAGCACGATCAGCACGAGTTTCTATTCGAAGGATTCTCGCTCCTTTCCCATCAACCTATTGGCGAATTACCCACATGTAAGGTCATTCGTTTCAACATCGAGTACACAATTCTTTACATTGAAGAGCAAATGCCTGAAAATTTCACAATCCGCGAGTTAGATTTGTTCGAACGGTTCATGTTTAAAGAGTTGCTCGAGTTGGTTGATTTCACCGTATATCCTTCGGGTGCTTTTCCGGAAAATTCATGCCCTTGCTACCATTTTCTTCCGAGATTTGTTCGAGATCTTCCGGATAACGGTAAAGAAGTGTTGGCGATGGGCGAAGTTTTGCGCTATCTACTGGACAATTCTGGTCCCTTGGTTGCTCCTGATATACTGAAAGAGATGAATGACCTGAGCCAAATCGAGTGGCAAGATTACGTTGACTACGTGAAGGGAATGGTGGTGACGAATCCAGGCATGAAACCATGCTCGGTGCGAGTAGATCAGTTGGATCGAAATGTAACTGATGTTCCAGAAGTGAGTTTGGTGGACGACAAAGGTAATGTGCACCCTGTTATCGTTCACTTTGGCATCCGACCTCCCCAGTTGAGCTACGCAGGTAATCCCGAATATCAGAAAGCATGGAGGGAATACGTGAAATTCAGACATTTGATAGCGAACATGTCGAAACCATCATTCGAAGACAAGCGAAAGTTGGAGGCAAAGGAGAACCGACTGCTGGAGATGCGAACACAAGGGCGAATGAAGCGCAACATAACGGTTGCCGTCAGTGCAAAAGGGTTCTATAGAACTGGAATCATGTGCGACATGGTACAACATGCTATGGTCATTCCGGTGTTAACCGGACACTTGCGATTCCATCGTGCGCTCGACGTTCTGGAGCAGCATATTGACTACAAGTTCATCAACCGCTACACGCTGCAGTTGGCTCTGACACATCCTTCGTATAAGGAAAATTTCGGCACAAACCCCGATCATGCGCGTAATAGTTTAACCAATTGTGGCATTCGGCAGCCGGAGTACGGCGATAGGAAGATACATTTCATGAACACGCGCAAGCGCGGCATAAATACACTGATCAGTATCATGTCTCGGTTTGGCAAGGAGTATGAAACCGACAGCAACATAACACACAACGAACGGTTGGAGTTCTTGGGCGATGCGGTGGTGGAATTTATAACTTCGATCCATCTGTTCCACATGTTCCCGGATTTGGAAGAAG GTGGGCTGGCAACGTATCGTGCAGCTATTGTGCAAAATCAACATCTAGCCGTACTGGCCAAAACACTGCATCTAGAAGAGTTCATGCTGTACGCCCACGGGTCCGATCTTTGCCACGAGCTAGAACTGCGACACGCCCTAGCCAACTGTTTCGAAGCATTGATGGGCGCCCTCCTACTGGATGGTGGCATTGAGACGGCCGATCGGGTATTCGCCTACGCATTGTTCCAGGAAGATACAAGTTTGCGCAGTATTTGGGTTAACTACCCACCGCATCCGCTACAAGAGCAGGAACCGCTAGGCGATCGCCATCATATCAAATcatttgaaatgttgaaaaCGTTGACCAAGTTCGAGGACGCGATTGGTATCAGCTTCAATCATATTCGTTTGCTAGCCAGAGCTTTTACGGATAGATCCATTGGGTTTACCAACTTGACACTGGGCTCGAACCAGAGGCTGGAATTCTTGGGAGATACTGTTCTGCAGTTGATCTGCTCTGAGTATCTCTATCGACACTTCCCCGAACATCATGAAGGGCATTTATCGCTATTGCGAAGCTCGTTAGTTAACAATCGAACCCAAGCTGTTGTTTGCGACGATCTGGGAATGACCACGTATGCTGTTTATTCAAATCCAAAAGCCGACTTAAAAACCAAAGATCGGGCAGATTTACTAGAAGCATTCCTGGGCGCACTATATGTGGATAAAGGCCTTGAGCATTGTGAAACTTTTTGCCATGTCTGTCTTTTTCCGAGGTTGCAAGACTTTATCATGAACCAAGACTGGAACGATCCTAAGTCGAAGCTACAGCAATGTTGTCTAACACTTCGTACGATGGATGGAGGGGAACCGGACATTCCCATCTACAAGGTTATTGAATGCAACGGCCCCACAAATACCCGCGTTTATACCGTAGCCGTTTATTTCCGTGGGAAACGATTGGCTTGTTCGAACGGTCACAGTATTCAACAGGCCGAAATGAACGCTGCTAAAAAAGCCCTCGAAAATTCCAAGGATCTTTTCCCACAGTTGGATCATCAGAAAAGAGTGATTGCTCAGAGTTTAAAAAGGCAACGTGTTCGGAGAGGTTCCGCGGACGATAGGTCCGATGATCAAGACCGACGTGATGGAGGTTCTTCTGAGTCATCATACAGCAATGAAAGATCATCGGATTCTTACCGGAAGAGACGAAGAAGGGTGCCGGAAGCACCACAGCTGCCGAAGCAGTATCAGATGAAAGAAATCGACAGTGACAGCGATGGAGTCGAGGGAAGAGACAAGAAAAAGAAAACTACTAGGAGACTAccgaaaaaatcgcgttttACGGAGAATATTGCTACAACCAACCAAAAAGAGAAAGTATCAACAGCAATCAGTTTGGTCAAGCAGTATGATTCTTTGTCGGATGAAATGGATCTTCAGTTAGAGGCGATTTCTGAATCAGATGAAGATTTTGGCGTTGCAAAAATCAAGGAGGAGGATCGCGTTAGTAAGATGTCCGTCGTAAACATGAACCATGATTCAGCAGCAGAAAATGGTGTTTTGCATTTTGACAACGGTACATTTGCCAATTCAgtgcaaatatttaaattggAGGGTACCGATGATGTTTCATCAGATCTCGAATCAGGTGAAATTGAGTAA
- the LOC134213010 gene encoding sodium channel protein Nach, whose translation MKKIKHVLPICYKILVDYCSNCSLMGLGYIANKKYHYTERLFWLGCVMLSWTGSYYLILSYMETFHNNAVSMVIENVHAREKINFPSMGICEMGYAKETYGNLEAVIEGFKTNEDMEYNYDVEDFMLRIIFHNLYNYGSIMSYCAPYTDCDDCIKCPESNYNRYAARVRAACNELLKECSWNGVKFDCCQYFKVIQTSMGSCYLLNSIQLAKKGGNNWLSMEVGRGTAQGELLVNMTKATSAYILNEEDIPHMLLTTLQFTQIPEGYSGTIYLTLQNIVNDPLVRTVDPQIRRCLFPDENSNSNYRYYSYSVCVTECLKMAQIKICNCCHHNMIIDDKDKSPICGYDGLFCLDQKDLMFPQTTIMQPWRTNGLVCQCLPSCTEHEIRVIGKESEMENRDGRSVLFKLIALPSQRYRRQIVRENLDVVVSVGGILGLFMGASILSLVELVYFFTIRFFATDYQNKHENDVDEDDEYGEENDEN comes from the exons atgaaaaaaattaagcatgttTTACCAATTTGTTACAAAATTCTGGTGGACTATTGCAGCAACTGTTCGCTGATGGGACTTGGATATATTGCAAACAAAAAGTATCACTACACAGAAAGACTATTTTGGCTCGGATGTGTGATGCTTTCATGGACTGGATCCTACTATCTGATCTTATCCTACATGGAAACGTTTCATAACAACGCGGTCAGTATGGTCATTGAGAATGTTCACGCAAGGGAAAAGATaaatttcccttcgatgggaatATGCGAGATGGGTTACGCCAAGGAAACCTATGGGAATCTGGAGGCTGTCATTGAAGGATTCAAAACCAACGAAGATATGGAGTACAATTATGATGTGGAAGATTTCATGCTGAGAATCATCTTTCACAACCTATACAACTACGGctcaattatgtcctactgTGCTCCCTACACGGATTGCGACGATTGCATCAAGTGCCCGGAATCGAATTACAATCGGTATGCAGCCAGAGTGCGAGCCGCTTGCAatgaactgctgaaggaatgctCCTGGAACGGTGTTAAGTTTGATTGTTGCCAATATTTCAAGGTTATTCAGACTTCGATGGGGTCATGCTATTTGTTGAATTCGATCCAGTTGGCGAAAAA AGGAGGAAACAATTGGCTTAGTATGGAAGTTGGTCGCGGTACAGCTCAAGGCGAATTATTGGTGAACATGACAAAAGCTACTTCC gcCTACATTCTTAATGAGGAAGACATTCCACACATGCTACTAACTACTCTCCAGTTTACACAAATTCCAGAAGGGTATTCTGGTACAATATATCTCACACTTCAGAATATTGTTAACGATCCTCTAGTTCGTACCGTCGACCCACAAATCCGACGATGCCTCTTCCCTGACGAAAACAGTAACTCTAATTATCGCTACTACAGTTACAGTGTTTGTGTAACAGAGTGCTTGAAGATGGCTCAGATTAAAATATGTAACTGCTGTCATCACAATATGATCATTGACG ATAAAGACAAAAGTCCCATCTGTGGTTACGATGGCCTTTTTTGTTTGGACCAAAAGGATTTGATGTTCCCGCAGACGACAATCATGCAACCTTGGCGTACAAATGGACTGGTCTGCCAGTGTTTACCGTCCTGTACGGAACACGAAATACGCGTCATTGGCAAGGAGTCAGAGATGGAGAATCGTGATGGCCGCTCGGTGCTGTTCAAACTGATTGCACTGCCATCGCAACGCTATCGAAGACAGATTGTAAGGGAAAACCTCGACGTGGTGGTTTCTGTCGGTGGAATATTAGGCCTGTTTATGGGAGCTAGCATTTTGAGTCTGGTTGAGTTGGTCTACTTTTTCACAATTAGATTTTTTGCAACTGACTAtcaaaacaaacatgaaaatgaTGTTGACGAAGATGACGAATATGGCGaggaaaatgatgaaaattgA